The DNA segment TTCTACTTGGGTCGGCGCTACGATCCGCGGCAGAAGCAGGCGCAATCCGATCTGATACTTTACGAGTCAAAGAACCTCGTGACGCATGGTCTGGTCGTCGGCATGACGGGCAGCGGCAAGACCGGGCTTTGCTTTGATTTGATTGAGGAAGCCGCGATTGATGGCATCCCGGCCATCGTCATTGATCCGAAGGGCGACCTTGGCAATCTGCTGCTGACCTTTCCCGAGTTGCGACCGCAGGATTTCGCGCCGTGGATCAACGACGATGACGCACGGCGACAGGGACTGAGCGTGGATGCGTTCGCCGCGCAACAAGCTGCGCTTTGGAAAAAGGGCTTGGCCGCGTGGGAACAGGATGGCGAACGTATTCGTCGGCTGCGCGAGGCGGCGGATTTTACCATTTATACGCCCGGCAGCAGCGCGGGACTTCCGGTTTCCATTTTGAAATCGTTCGCCGTGCCGCCTCCGGAAATTTTGGAGGACGGCGAATTATTGCGCGAGCGCGTCAGTTCCACGGTGACTGGCTTGCTGGGCTTGGTGGGCATCAATGCCGATCCAGTCAAAAGCCGCGAGAGCATTCTGTTGAGCAACCTGCTTCAGGACGCGTGGGCCAAGGGACGCGATCTCGATTTGGCGGCGCTGATTCAAGCGGTGCAAAATCCGCCCGTGCAGCGCGTCGGCGTGCTGGAACTTGAAGCGTTCTATCCGGCGAAGGAACGTTTTGAACTGGCGATGCAACTCAACAACCTGCTTGCTTCACCCAGTTTTGCCACCTGGATTGAAGGCGAGCCGCTCGACGTTGGAAATTTTCTGCACACGGCAACCGGCAAACCGCGCGTCGCCATTTTCTCCATTGCGCATCTGGGCGATTCCGAACGGATGTTTTTCGTCACGTTGTTGCTCAATCAAGTGTTGAGCTGGATGCGCAGTCAGTCCGGCACAAACAGTCTGCGGGCGTTGGTGTACATGGATGAAATTTTTGGCTACTTTCCGCCCGTCGCGAATCCGCCGTCGAAGCCGCCTTTGCTCACGCTGCTCAAGCAGGCACGGGCGTTCGGTGTCGGGGTGGTGTTGGCCACTCAAAATCCCGTGGACCTGGATTACAAAGGTCTGGCCAATATCGGCACCTGGTTCATCGGGAGACTGCAAACGGATCGGGATAAAGCGCGCGTACTGGAAGGTTTGGAAGGTGCGGTCGCCGGACGCGGAGCGCGCTTTGACCGGAGCGCCATGGAGGAAACTTTGGCTGGTTTGGGCAGTCGCGTGTTTCTGATGCACAGCGTGCATGATGAGGGAACGGAAATTTTTGAATCGCGTTGGGCCATGGCCTATCTACGCGGGCCGCTCTCGCGTTCACAAATCAAGATGTTGATGGATGCGCAGCGTGGTGCTGCCGCCTCGAAAGCGGTACCGCAAACAAGTCTGGCCGCCGCGACGGCGGTTGCCGCGACTGCGCCCGCCTCCGCGCGTCCGGTCCTGCCACCGCAGGTCGCTCAATTTTTCGTTCCGTTGCGTGGCGGAATTCCGACGAGTCACACTCTGGTTTACCAGCCACGATTGCTGGGCGCGGCCCAGGTGCGTTACGCGGATTCGAAGTTGAAGATTGATTTAACGCAAGATTTGCTGGCCATGACGGAAATCACCGACAACGCCGTGCCGGTGGATTGGGCGAACGCCGAAGCGTTGAGTCTTACGGTCAATGATTTGGAAAAAAATCCCGCCGCTGCTGAGTTTGCTCCCTGTGCCTCGGCCGCCAGTCAGGTGAAGAATTACGCCGGTTGGGCGAAGGATTTTACCGCCTGGATTCAGAACGATCACCAACTGGCTCTACTGCAATCACCCGTCACGCGCCAGGTGTCCAAGCCGGGAGAGACGGAACGCGAGTTCCGCATCCGGTTGCAACAAGTGGTCCGCGAATCGCGCGATGCAGCGGCGGAAAAGTTGCGCCAGAAATACGCGCCCAAACTGGCCGCGTTGCAAGAACGCGTGCGCCGTGCCGAAGCCGCCAAGGCGCGGGAAGCCGAGCAGGCCCAGCGCGCGAAGTTTGATACGGTGATTTCTTTCAGCTCGACGCTGCTGGGCGCGTTTCTCGGCCGAAAGGCGGTGTCCGCCGGAACGATTGGCAAAGCGGCAACGACCATGCGCAGCGCCGGACGCGCCATGAATCAGTCGGGCGATGTGACTCGAGCGCAGGAAACGGTCGAGGCGTTGCAGCAACAGTACCGGGACCTTGAAGCTCAGTTCAAAGCGGAA comes from the Verrucomicrobiia bacterium genome and includes:
- a CDS encoding DUF87 domain-containing protein translates to MSTPDYEKLGVFYLGRRYDPRQKQAQSDLILYESKNLVTHGLVVGMTGSGKTGLCFDLIEEAAIDGIPAIVIDPKGDLGNLLLTFPELRPQDFAPWINDDDARRQGLSVDAFAAQQAALWKKGLAAWEQDGERIRRLREAADFTIYTPGSSAGLPVSILKSFAVPPPEILEDGELLRERVSSTVTGLLGLVGINADPVKSRESILLSNLLQDAWAKGRDLDLAALIQAVQNPPVQRVGVLELEAFYPAKERFELAMQLNNLLASPSFATWIEGEPLDVGNFLHTATGKPRVAIFSIAHLGDSERMFFVTLLLNQVLSWMRSQSGTNSLRALVYMDEIFGYFPPVANPPSKPPLLTLLKQARAFGVGVVLATQNPVDLDYKGLANIGTWFIGRLQTDRDKARVLEGLEGAVAGRGARFDRSAMEETLAGLGSRVFLMHSVHDEGTEIFESRWAMAYLRGPLSRSQIKMLMDAQRGAAASKAVPQTSLAAATAVAATAPASARPVLPPQVAQFFVPLRGGIPTSHTLVYQPRLLGAAQVRYADSKLKIDLTQDLLAMTEITDNAVPVDWANAEALSLTVNDLEKNPAAAEFAPCASAASQVKNYAGWAKDFTAWIQNDHQLALLQSPVTRQVSKPGETEREFRIRLQQVVRESRDAAAEKLRQKYAPKLAALQERVRRAEAAKAREAEQAQRAKFDTVISFSSTLLGAFLGRKAVSAGTIGKAATTMRSAGRAMNQSGDVTRAQETVEALQQQYRDLEAQFKAEAEAAGAGVDPATEVLETLELRPTRTNINVRLLALVWLPFSRDAVGILNPAY